In Shewanella sp. MR-4, the genomic stretch CCTTTTCCCACCAGTTCAGTCGCCCTCCATTCGTATTTTGACGAAGAAATAATCAATGACTGTAGTAAGTTACGCCGATTCGGCACTTTCTCTGCTGCCGCCTGTGGTCGCAATTGTGTTGGCGATTTTCACTCGCCGCGTTCTCCTTTCCCTCGGTTTAGGTATTGTGATTGGGGTATTATTACTCAATCAATTTTCACCTGTGGCCAGCGGTGAGTTTTTAGTTAACAGTGTAAAAGGACTTTTTTGGTCAGAAGATGGCGTAAATTCTTGGAATTTATACATTCTCGGCTTTTTAATTGTATTAGGGATGATCACTGCGTTAATTACCGTCAGTGGTAGTGCGCGGGCATTTGCCGATTGGGCGCGCCTGCATATTCGCAATAAACGCGATGCCAAATTACTGACCATGTTTTTAGGCTGTGTTGTCTTTATTGACGATTATTTCAATAGCTTAGTCGTTGGTTCTGTCGCAAGACCCGTCACCGACCGTTATTATATTTCCCGCGCTAAGTTAGCCTATTTATTAGATTCTACGGCGGCGCCGGTTTGTGTTATTTCGCCAGTATCCAGTTGGGGCGCTTATATTATTGCGCTGATCGGCGGCATATTAACCGCCCATGGCTTTGCCGATTCTGGGCATTTGAGTGTATTTATTCAAATGATCCCTATGAATTTCTACGCTATTTTTTCTTTATTATTATTACTTTGTGTTGCATTTATGGGCTTGGATATTGGCCCTATGCGTGAGCATGAATTAAATGCACAGCGCGGTAATTTATATGATGAGAATAAAGGATTACCACCCGGGGCGAATGCCGATCTACCCGAAGCCGAAACGGGTAAAATCCTCGGGTTATTCTTACCTATTACCGTGCTGGTATTTGCGACCCTGTATTTTATGATCGATAGTGGTGCTCAGGTATTAGCGAAAGAAGGCATTGAATTTAATATTATTTCCGCTTTTGAGAAAACCGATGTCAGTTCATCACTGTTCTTTGGTGCCCTGATTGGTTTAGCGGTTGCACTGGTGCTTAACCTAGTGCAAGGCGTTGAAAAGTCGATGGTTGTTAAAGGTATAGTGCAGGGCGCTCGCTCTATGCTGCCTGCGATTTATATCCTGTTATTTGCATGGACTATTGCTGGTGTGATTGGCCAGCTTGAAACTGGTAAGTTTATGGCAAGCCTCGCCACAGGGAATATTCCCTTTGCCTTCTTGCCTGCGTTGATGTTTGTGTTAGCGGGTCTAACGGCGTTTTCTACCGGCACCAGTTGGGGCACGTTCGGCATTATGCTGCCGATTGCCGCCGATATGGCGATGGGTAGCCATACGGCCATGATGTTACCTATGCTAGCTTCAGTATTGGCGGGCGCGGTATTTGGTGATCACTGTTCACCGATTTCGGATACCACGATTTTGTCGTCAACCGGCGCGAGCTGCCACCATATCGACCACGTTGTGACTCAGCTGCCTTACGCAGTGATAGTGGCGCTGATCAGCATGGTGGGTTATGTGGTGCTTGGCTTTACTGAATCAGTCAATGCGGGGCTGCTGACCTGTAGTGTATTGTTTGTGTTGACTATCATTGGTTTGCAAATTAAATCAAGAAGTTTGGCGAAATAAACCGTAATTAAGAGAATGACAACTCTGCGGTTCGTAAGGTGAATTTCGCGAGAGTTAAAAATAAAATAGGCCAGCAAGTATGCTGGCCTATTTTTTTATTTATTACCCAACCCCAAATTACAGAGCAGTGTTGAGTCCACGGCGGTTCAATAACCCTTCGGTGGTAGGCTCTTGACCACGGAAGTTTTTGTAAGCTTCCATTGGTGCAATGCTGTTGCCCACTTCGCGAATGGTCTTGCGGTATTTCATGCCGATTTCACGGTTTAAGCCACCTTGAGTTTGCACATAAGCGTAGGCATCTGCTGCTAAAATCTCACTCCACATGTAAGCGTAGTAA encodes the following:
- a CDS encoding Na+/H+ antiporter NhaC family protein, with product MTVVSYADSALSLLPPVVAIVLAIFTRRVLLSLGLGIVIGVLLLNQFSPVASGEFLVNSVKGLFWSEDGVNSWNLYILGFLIVLGMITALITVSGSARAFADWARLHIRNKRDAKLLTMFLGCVVFIDDYFNSLVVGSVARPVTDRYYISRAKLAYLLDSTAAPVCVISPVSSWGAYIIALIGGILTAHGFADSGHLSVFIQMIPMNFYAIFSLLLLLCVAFMGLDIGPMREHELNAQRGNLYDENKGLPPGANADLPEAETGKILGLFLPITVLVFATLYFMIDSGAQVLAKEGIEFNIISAFEKTDVSSSLFFGALIGLAVALVLNLVQGVEKSMVVKGIVQGARSMLPAIYILLFAWTIAGVIGQLETGKFMASLATGNIPFAFLPALMFVLAGLTAFSTGTSWGTFGIMLPIAADMAMGSHTAMMLPMLASVLAGAVFGDHCSPISDTTILSSTGASCHHIDHVVTQLPYAVIVALISMVGYVVLGFTESVNAGLLTCSVLFVLTIIGLQIKSRSLAK